One genomic window of Osmia bicornis bicornis chromosome 5, iOsmBic2.1, whole genome shotgun sequence includes the following:
- the LOC114878649 gene encoding conserved oligomeric Golgi complex subunit 6 has translation MSEKNPNTALVRRVNKLLESRVEHDKDTLEALKELSTFFTENTLNSRRNLRSKIERRSLAINEEFLSAFREVKSSLDDLYHDVLAMNTTVQCMTNRLQVTKAQTSQLIDQTTKLQSKSQTLSMQHEVANAFIKNFQLTSSELNILHGSTRESPITEEFFSVVNRVQEIHSNCRVLMQSGYQTLALDIMQRMTLLQEAALERLYRWTQNQCKNIENEHLAVLLIKAMSKLQDRPVLFKYILDEYCAARRTALVGSFIDALTLGEGYGTTPNPIEMHANDPKRYIGDMLAWLHQAIPVEKENILTLVKGCDKTDLSDQIKQCLSNITEGLCHPLKSRIEHVISMDAPATVLYSITTLLRFYRAIIQQVIPDSTLDLTLADLLILSERSFLSRLQKETRALLGERAEPPGNDLVPAPSVSRLMALLNEILSVASIAEDREKDMQQIVSCIIDPLLQEINETASRLPTVDMAVYLLNCMHQIQSTLALYEYMDQRLERLQAQSDAQIDTLTSEQASSLVAHLNLGSIYTILQGHEQGPLSSVPGMDSLSVKEFTNKLEAFLVMPDVLLLPQINLLQSNNFRSITQKRSFEVIGAIYKQLYEACHDPKNLYQNPTSLFSRTPEDLLKTLISI, from the exons ATGAGTGAAAAAAATCCTAACACTGCTTTAGTTCGAAGGGTTAACAAATTACTCGAATCAAGAGTAGAGCATGACAAA GATACATTagaagctttaaaagagttatCTACATTCTTTACGGAAAATACTTTAAATTCCCGCAGAAATTTACGTAGTAAAATAGAGAGGAGAAGTCTTGCAATaaatgaagaatttttatCTGCATTTCGAGAAGTAAAATCTTCTTTGGATGATCTGTATCATGATGTATTAGCTATGAATACAACAGTTCAATGTATGACGAATCGTTTACAAGTTACAAAAGCTCAAACATCACAGCTCATCGATCAAACAACTAAACTTCAGAGCAAAAG TCAAACATTATCTATGCAGCACGAAGTTGCAAATGcgttcattaaaaattttcaactgaCCTCATCGGAGCTAAATATTTTACATGGATCTACCAGAGAATCGCCTATTACAGAAGAATTCTTTTCTGTAGTCAATCGAGTTCAG GAAATTCATAGCAACTGCAGAGTATTAATGCAATCAGGATATCAAACTCTAGCTTTAGATATTATGCAAAGAATGACATTGTTACAAGAAGCAGCTCTTGAGAGGTTGTACAGATGGACACAAAATCAGTGTAAAAATATTGAGAACGAGCATTTGGCTGTATTGCTAATTAAAGCAATGAGTAAATTACAAGATAGGCCAGTCTTATTTAA GTATATTTTAGATGAATATTGTGCAGCTAGAAGAACTGCTCTGGTAGGATCTTTTATCGATGCATTGACCTTAGGAGAAGGATACGGTACAACACCTAATCCTATTGAAATGCACGCAAATGATCCCAAGAGATATATTGGCGACATGCTTGCTTGGCTTCATCAGGCTATTCCTGTTGAAAAGGAGAATATTCTAACTTTAGTGAAAGGCTGTGATAAAACAG ATTTATCAGATCAGATTAAGCAATGTTTAAGTAATATCACAGAAGGACTTTGTCATCCTTTGAAATCAAGAATAGAGCATGTTATATCTATGGATGCACCAGCAACAGTGTTATACTCTATTACAACCCTTCTTCGATTTTATCGTGCGATAATTCAACAAGTAATACCAGATAGTACATTAGATTTAACGCTGGcagatttattaatattaagcGAAAGAAGTTTTCTTAGTAGACTTCAAAAGGAAACGCGTGCTTTGCTTGGTGAACGTGCAGAACCGCCAGGAAACGATTTAGTACCAGCTCCATCTGTTTCCAGATTAATGGCGCTTCTTAATGAAATTCTTTCTGTAGCAAGTATTGCAGAAGATAGGGAAAAGGACATGCAACAA ATAGTATCGTGCATTATTGATCCACTTTTGcaagaaattaatgaaacagcATCAAGATTACCTACTGTGGACATGGCTGTATATCTTTTAAATTGTATGCATCAAATACAGTCTACTCTAGCATTGTATGAATACATGGATCAACGACTAGAAAGGCTGCAG gCTCAATCTGATGCACAAATTGATACCCTTACATCGGAACAAGCCAGTTCATTAGTTGCCCACCTTAATCTCGGATCAATTTACACAATTTTACAAGGGCACGAACAAGGTCCATTGTCTTCTGTTCCAGGGATGGATTCTCTAAGTGTAAAAGAATTTACA aaCAAATTGGAGGCTTTCCTGGTAATGCCAGATGTATTGCTACTGCCACAAATAAACCTATTACAAAGTAATAATTTTCGTTCGATAACGCAGAAACGCTCCTTCGAGGTAATTGGAGCaatttacaaacaattatacGAGGCATGCCACGATcctaaaaatttatatcaaaatCCAACTAGTTTATTTTCAAGAACTCCCGAGGATCTTTTAAAAACATTGATCTCCATTTAA